In a single window of the Helicobacter felis ATCC 49179 genome:
- the trpD gene encoding anthranilate phosphoribosyltransferase, with product MPLFVDLLNHLCAKQDLQPSQVDALFKGILKGNLSDIELSALLIALKCKGESPLEISSAVQACLQEGQSLSYPFEVVDNCGTGGDGLKSFNISTISAFVCASLGVKIAKAGNYSSSGSGSAQLLEQLGFNIRLSAKQITKSLDLTHFAFLFAPLFYPSFAKAAPLRKTLQTRTIFNLLGPLLNPLRPQAQLLGVYDPKLCYPLALALQNLGVQRALVVHGASSDEIALHGTTLVCELKEGQIQQYELNPSDFDLESYPLEAIQVESIEQSARICLELLQGGGTPAQKASVIANSAGVLVLAGRANNFKEGAELAKEHLKSQQAYTHLQRMIEISHA from the coding sequence ATGCCCCTTTTTGTGGATTTACTCAACCATCTTTGCGCCAAGCAAGACCTACAACCCTCCCAAGTTGACGCGCTGTTTAAAGGCATTCTCAAGGGAAATTTAAGCGATATTGAATTGAGCGCGTTACTCATCGCGCTCAAATGCAAGGGGGAGAGCCCCCTAGAGATTTCTAGCGCGGTGCAAGCGTGCTTGCAAGAGGGGCAGAGTTTGAGCTACCCTTTTGAAGTGGTGGATAATTGTGGCACAGGTGGGGATGGGCTTAAGAGCTTTAATATCAGCACCATTAGTGCCTTTGTGTGCGCGAGCTTGGGCGTAAAAATAGCTAAGGCGGGCAATTATAGCTCTAGTGGGAGCGGAAGCGCGCAACTTTTAGAACAGCTAGGTTTTAATATCCGTCTAAGTGCTAAACAGATTACTAAAAGCCTAGATTTAACCCATTTTGCCTTTCTCTTTGCTCCCCTTTTCTACCCCAGTTTTGCTAAAGCCGCGCCCCTAAGAAAAACCCTGCAAACCCGCACTATTTTTAACTTGCTAGGACCTTTGCTAAACCCCCTGCGCCCACAAGCCCAACTTTTAGGCGTGTATGATCCCAAACTCTGCTACCCGCTCGCTTTGGCTTTACAAAATTTGGGCGTGCAGAGGGCGTTAGTGGTGCATGGTGCTAGCAGTGATGAAATCGCTCTGCATGGAACGACTTTAGTTTGTGAACTCAAAGAGGGGCAAATACAACAATACGAGTTAAACCCTAGTGATTTTGACTTAGAGAGTTACCCCTTAGAGGCAATCCAAGTAGAGAGCATAGAGCAGAGCGCGCGTATTTGTTTAGAGTTATTGCAAGGGGGGGGCACGCCCGCCCAAAAGGCGAGTGTTATTGCCAATAGCGCGGGGGTGTTGGTGCTAGCAGGCAGGGCTAATAATTTTAAAGAGGGGGCTGAACTAGCCAAAGAGCACTTAAAAAGCCAACAAGCCTACACCCATTTACAAAGGATGATTGAAATTAGCCATGCATGA
- a CDS encoding glycosyltransferase family 25 protein, producing the protein MRIFIIHLSKATCTQWGLKERNIEGLLQSLEQNKHPVEVFEAIYSQTSEGLHPLVAKHLHPFFIHPSVQASTPKNWLSYLQACWYAFQQEGVPMSLGELGCFASHYALWQRCVALQEPICILEDDIALEPHFVENLDYIESYIPRLHWVRLMHLFDYPLETTPILGVFEIKPFTWGSGTQGYIITPKAASKFLKASQKWVMPVDCVMENTYLHGVKNYVIKPFVIRENSTTGNITRDRNVTCPAPLRFFKKLHPYYVRFQQRK; encoded by the coding sequence ATGCGAATCTTTATTATTCATTTATCTAAAGCCACTTGCACGCAGTGGGGGCTTAAAGAGCGCAATATTGAAGGCTTATTGCAATCTTTAGAGCAAAACAAACATCCAGTTGAGGTCTTTGAAGCGATCTATTCTCAAACCTCAGAGGGTTTACATCCGCTCGTGGCTAAACACCTACACCCCTTTTTTATCCACCCCAGTGTGCAAGCCTCCACGCCTAAAAATTGGCTGTCTTATTTGCAAGCTTGCTGGTACGCGTTCCAACAAGAGGGCGTGCCCATGAGTTTAGGAGAACTGGGGTGTTTTGCTAGCCATTATGCCTTGTGGCAGCGTTGTGTCGCTTTGCAAGAGCCCATTTGTATCTTAGAAGACGACATTGCTTTAGAACCCCACTTTGTGGAAAATCTTGACTACATCGAGTCTTATATACCTCGCTTGCATTGGGTGCGTTTGATGCATTTATTTGACTATCCTTTGGAAACAACACCCATTCTTGGCGTGTTTGAAATCAAACCATTCACTTGGGGGAGTGGCACGCAAGGCTATATCATCACTCCAAAAGCCGCCTCTAAATTTTTAAAGGCCAGTCAAAAATGGGTCATGCCTGTAGATTGTGTGATGGAAAATACCTATTTGCATGGGGTCAAAAATTATGTGATCAAGCCCTTTGTGATTCGTGAGAATAGCACTACAGGCAATATCACTAGAGATCGCAATGTTACCTGCCCTGCGCCTCTTAGATTCTTTAAAAAACTTCACCCTTATTATGTCAGATTCCAACAAAGAAAATAG
- a CDS encoding coiled-coil domain-containing protein has protein sequence MGKKKDECKVCKALKKLSKGINTLHEELTALKAQIAGLKAQQDLPSQTKIERLQDELSAEDKENLKQEVADLKKQLGTEQQQHFVELNNLRAELDGENGQEGLRAQRDKFKDELEGKEGEEGLRAKYQRLENELKGENGLRAQCQKLTAELDGENGQEGLRTRCAKLKTERDQLDTELNGENGVRKQLQQANNEKQKLETQLTQKQGEYNKLNEELTIANRAKETLNGQLTQARSANDTLNKEKQDLKNQLKEAKAYEEEAKSYKNLSLVHLLNLAKGSDRLLERLEINKNATLDDLFVSQLGQDRLFVLKCIAEDIQYFREDLPKIQPLIAFFNALFSLLESSTKITRLQVQEGDSYNPREHATPEARQPSRGKIAKVHFVGYKQGSNIFKSLVEVIN, from the coding sequence ATGGGTAAAAAGAAAGATGAATGTAAAGTTTGCAAAGCGTTAAAAAAATTAAGCAAGGGTATTAATACCTTGCATGAAGAACTCACGGCTTTAAAAGCTCAAATTGCAGGGTTAAAAGCACAGCAGGATCTCCCAAGCCAAACTAAAATCGAGCGATTGCAAGATGAACTTTCAGCAGAAGACAAAGAGAACTTAAAGCAAGAAGTTGCTGATCTCAAAAAGCAACTAGGGACAGAACAGCAACAACACTTTGTGGAGTTAAATAATCTCAGAGCAGAATTAGATGGAGAAAATGGACAGGAGGGTTTAAGAGCTCAAAGAGATAAATTCAAAGACGAACTAGAAGGCAAGGAAGGAGAGGAGGGGCTAAGGGCAAAATACCAAAGACTTGAAAACGAGCTAAAGGGCGAAAATGGTTTAAGGGCGCAATGCCAAAAACTCACCGCTGAGTTAGATGGAGAAAATGGACAGGAGGGTTTAAGAACGAGGTGTGCAAAACTTAAAACAGAGCGGGATCAACTGGATACAGAGTTAAATGGGGAGAATGGCGTTAGAAAGCAACTCCAACAAGCAAACAATGAAAAGCAGAAGTTAGAAACACAACTAACCCAGAAGCAAGGCGAATATAACAAGCTCAACGAAGAGCTTACTATAGCCAATAGGGCAAAAGAGACTCTAAACGGCCAGCTAACACAAGCTCGAAGTGCAAACGACACACTCAATAAAGAAAAACAAGACTTAAAAAACCAGCTTAAAGAGGCAAAAGCTTATGAGGAGGAGGCAAAGAGCTATAAAAACCTCTCTCTTGTGCACTTGCTTAATTTAGCTAAGGGCAGCGATCGCTTGTTGGAACGCTTAGAGATTAACAAAAATGCCACCTTAGACGACCTTTTTGTCTCTCAACTAGGACAAGATCGCTTATTTGTACTCAAGTGCATTGCTGAGGACATCCAGTACTTCCGCGAGGATTTACCTAAAATCCAGCCCTTAATCGCCTTTTTTAACGCCCTGTTTTCCCTTTTGGAGTCTTCAACAAAGATCACGCGCCTACAAGTGCAAGAGGGGGATAGCTATAACCCTAGAGAACATGCCACCCCAGAGGCTAGACAACCTTCAAGGGGCAAAATAGCCAAAGTGCACTTTGTAGGCTACAAGCAGGGCTCTAATATTTTTAAAAGCCTTGTTGAGGTTATCAACTAG
- the trpCF gene encoding bifunctional indole-3-glycerol-phosphate synthase TrpC/phosphoribosylanthranilate isomerase TrpF codes for MHDLLKTMLEHKELEIQTLKNRYNLPENLKPAQRDFYQALQERRTSFILECKQASPSKGLIRSPFNLAKIAKIYEKYATCISVLTDEKYFKGSFENLHLVATHTSKPLLCKDFIIDPFQVRLARYMGADAILLMLSALKSETYKSLSDLAKSLGMAVLTEVSNKDEVKRALDLNASIIGINNRDLKTLKVDLNTTLELRALIPEDKLVISESGISTHAHVKKLCPSVDGFLVGSSLMAQKNLEKACKKLILGENKVCGLKRVKDAKAVYKSGFIYGGLIFDPHSPRYIPPKKAAKLIKKVPKLDFVGVFVETDIKTIIKRVYKLGLKAVQLHGNYSPKQMTLLKASLTCPVWQVVRVAPKAHKLDTHATYADLVLYDSKGARAGGNGVVFSWELLEGLEHPFMLAGGLNASNLEKAVGVGALGLDLNSGVESAPGKKSAQKIAQVAKMLREY; via the coding sequence ATGCATGACTTGCTAAAAACTATGTTAGAACATAAAGAATTAGAGATACAAACCCTAAAGAATCGCTATAACCTGCCTGAAAATCTTAAACCTGCCCAAAGAGATTTTTACCAAGCCCTGCAAGAGAGGCGCACTAGCTTTATTTTAGAGTGCAAACAAGCCTCCCCCTCTAAGGGCTTGATTCGAAGCCCCTTTAATTTAGCTAAAATCGCTAAGATTTATGAAAAATACGCCACTTGTATTTCTGTGCTCACCGATGAAAAGTATTTTAAAGGCTCGTTTGAGAACTTGCACCTTGTAGCCACCCACACTAGCAAGCCCCTTTTGTGCAAGGATTTCATCATCGACCCCTTTCAGGTGCGCTTGGCGCGTTATATGGGCGCAGATGCGATCTTGCTCATGTTGAGCGCGCTCAAAAGTGAGACCTACAAGAGCCTTAGCGATCTAGCCAAATCGTTAGGAATGGCAGTTTTAACTGAGGTGAGCAATAAGGACGAAGTCAAAAGAGCCCTAGATTTAAACGCCTCCATCATTGGGATCAACAATCGCGATCTCAAAACTCTTAAAGTGGATTTGAACACCACCTTAGAACTCAGGGCGTTAATCCCAGAGGATAAGCTTGTCATCAGCGAATCTGGGATTAGCACCCATGCCCATGTTAAAAAACTTTGCCCATCAGTGGATGGCTTTTTAGTAGGAAGCTCTTTAATGGCGCAAAAAAACCTAGAAAAGGCATGTAAAAAGCTCATCTTGGGGGAAAATAAAGTCTGTGGGCTCAAAAGAGTCAAGGACGCTAAGGCAGTGTATAAGAGTGGCTTTATTTATGGCGGTTTGATCTTTGATCCTCACAGCCCGCGCTATATCCCTCCCAAAAAGGCTGCCAAACTCATTAAAAAAGTGCCCAAACTTGACTTTGTAGGGGTGTTTGTAGAAACTGACATCAAAACCATCATTAAGAGGGTTTACAAATTGGGGTTAAAGGCGGTGCAATTACATGGCAATTACAGCCCTAAACAAATGACACTGCTCAAAGCCTCTTTGACTTGCCCGGTGTGGCAGGTGGTGCGTGTCGCACCCAAAGCGCACAAACTAGACACGCACGCTACTTATGCGGATTTGGTGCTCTATGATAGCAAGGGGGCTAGGGCGGGGGGTAATGGGGTTGTTTTTTCTTGGGAACTCTTAGAGGGACTAGAACACCCCTTTATGTTAGCCGGGGGCTTGAATGCGAGCAATTTAGAAAAGGCGGTTGGCGTGGGGGCTTTGGGTTTAGATTTAAACTCAGGAGTGGAGAGCGCGCCGGGTAAAAAGAGCGCGCAAAAAATCGCCCAAGTGGCAAAAATGTTACGGGAGTATTGA
- the trpB gene encoding tryptophan synthase subunit beta, producing MDRYFGEFGGAFVPELLVPALEQLEQAFEDCLQDSEFQATFNNLLTDFVGRPSPLTLVKNFCPNPKVKMYLKREDLIHGGAHKTNQALGQALLAKQMGKRRVIAETGAGQHGVATAIACALLGLECVIYMGEKDIQRQEPNVFRMRLLGAQVVGVQSGSASLKDAINEALRDWASSYPSTHYLLGTAAGPHPYPRMVKHFQSVIGTEAKAQILEKEGRLPDSVIACVGGGSNAIGIFAGFLEDKSVGLIGVEPGGLGLDTHKHGATLCKGSVGILHGCKSYILQDEEGQIIESHSISAGLDYPGVGPEHSYLKQSGRAEYVAISDQEALEAFVHLSQSEGIIPALESAHALAYAHKLAQECQKETLMLVNLSGRGDKDLASVQGILRGGGGGKLKNLC from the coding sequence ATGGATCGTTATTTTGGAGAGTTTGGAGGGGCTTTTGTGCCCGAGTTATTAGTGCCCGCCTTAGAGCAGTTAGAACAGGCGTTTGAAGATTGCCTGCAAGATTCAGAGTTCCAAGCCACATTTAATAACCTTTTAACAGATTTTGTAGGGCGGCCTAGTCCTCTAACTTTAGTGAAAAATTTTTGCCCTAATCCTAAGGTAAAAATGTATCTCAAGCGCGAGGATTTGATCCATGGGGGGGCGCACAAGACTAATCAAGCCTTAGGGCAGGCGTTACTGGCTAAACAAATGGGCAAAAGGCGTGTGATCGCTGAAACGGGCGCAGGACAGCACGGAGTAGCCACAGCGATCGCCTGCGCGTTGTTAGGGTTAGAATGTGTGATTTACATGGGAGAAAAGGACATACAACGCCAAGAGCCTAATGTTTTTCGCATGCGCTTATTGGGCGCGCAAGTGGTGGGTGTGCAAAGTGGAAGCGCAAGCTTGAAGGATGCAATCAATGAAGCCTTGAGAGATTGGGCGAGTTCTTATCCTAGCACGCATTATCTACTAGGCACAGCAGCCGGGCCCCACCCCTACCCGCGCATGGTCAAACACTTTCAAAGCGTGATCGGCACGGAGGCAAAAGCGCAAATTTTAGAAAAAGAGGGCAGATTGCCTGATAGCGTGATCGCGTGCGTGGGTGGGGGCTCAAATGCGATTGGGATTTTTGCCGGATTTTTGGAGGATAAAAGCGTGGGGCTAATAGGGGTTGAACCCGGAGGGTTAGGGTTAGACACGCACAAACACGGAGCGACTTTGTGTAAGGGCAGTGTGGGGATTTTACACGGGTGTAAGAGTTATATTTTACAAGATGAGGAAGGGCAGATAATAGAGAGTCATAGTATCTCTGCTGGGCTAGATTATCCGGGTGTGGGGCCTGAGCATAGCTATTTAAAACAGAGTGGGCGCGCGGAGTATGTGGCTATTAGTGATCAGGAAGCCTTAGAGGCGTTTGTGCATTTAAGCCAAAGCGAGGGGATTATTCCGGCTTTAGAGAGCGCGCATGCGCTAGCTTATGCGCACAAACTCGCTCAAGAATGCCAAAAAGAAACGCTTATGCTGGTGAATTTGAGCGGGCGCGGAGATAAGGACTTAGCCAGTGTGCAGGGGATTTTGCGGGGGGGGGGGGGGGGTAAGTTAAAAAATTTGTGCTAG